The following are from one region of the Nicotiana tomentosiformis chromosome 7, ASM39032v3, whole genome shotgun sequence genome:
- the LOC104099975 gene encoding serine/threonine-protein kinase PCRK1 isoform X1 yields the protein MGAYLSTILKDMKCFQFYVGDKKEEPKTVNSNSVLSTSSVLSDREFRNSRLESCSQNASDTSTESRGRSQFPSLSDRPSNLRVFTFSELKSATKNFNRTTKIGEGGFGCVYKATVKSGEDSVRKIDVAVKQLGRRGLQGHKEWVTEVNVLGVAEHQNLVKLVGYCAEDDERGIQRLLVYEYMPNRSVENHLSARSETPLSWAMRLKIAQDAARGLTYLHEEMDVQIIFRDFKSSNILLDERWNAKLSDFGLARLGPPEGLTHVSTADTRILTDFHIDPGVELGARVLVVGTMGYAAPEYVQTGRLTSKSDVWSYGVFLYELITGRRPLDRNRPRSEQKLLEWVKPYISDSKKFQHILDPRLEGKISRSAQKLSIVANRCLVRHSKSRPKMSEVLEMVNKVIEASIGVGNPEPPVKIVEPTSPESERKGKRRISDTKLGEGGRLVRMWSTKLINTC from the exons ATG GGAGCGTATTTAAGTACTATACTGAAGGACATGAAGTGTTTTCAGTTCTACGTTGGCGACAAGAAGGAAGAACCTAAGACAGTGAATTCAAATTCCGTTTTATCCACCTCTTCTGTTCTATCCGATCGCGAATTTAGGAATTCGCGCCTTGAGTCCTGCTCTCAGAATGCATCAGATACCAGCACAGAGTCCAGAGGAAGGAGCCAATTTCCAAGCCTGTCAGATAGGCCTTCCAATCTCAGGGTATTTACATTCTCAGAATTGAAATCAGCAACGAAGAATTTCAACCGTACTACCAAGATTGGGGAAGGCGGATTTGGATGTGTATATAAGGCCACTGTAAAGAGTGGTGAGGATTCAGTTAGAAAGATTGATGTGGCTGTAAAACAACTTGGTAGGAGAGGATTACAG GGCCACAAAGAGTGGGTGACAGAAGTCAATGTTCTTGGGGTGGCTGAACACCAAAACCTCGTCAAATTGGTTGGCTACTGTGCAGAAGATGATGAGAGAGGAATCCAGCGCCTTTTGGTGTATGAATACATGCCTAACAGAAGTGTCGAAAACCATTTGTCAGCTAGGTCAGAAACGCCTCTCTCCTGGGCAATGAGGTTAAAGATAGCCCAAGATGCTGCTCGTGGCTTAACTTACTTACATGAGGAAATGGACGTTCAG ATCATCTTCAGAGATTTCAAATCTTCAAACATTCTCTTGGACGAGCGATGGAATGCAAAGTTATCAGATTTTGGACTGGCTAGGTTGGGACCTCCTGAGGGTCTAACCCATGTGTCAACTGCG GATACTAGGATATTGACAGACTTTCATATAGACCCAGGGGTGGAGCTAGGAGCCCGAGTACTG GTTGTTGGAACCATGGGATATGCAGCTCCCGAATATGTTCAAACTGGCCGTCTCACGTCCAAGAGTGATGTGTGGAGCTATGGGGTCTTTCTATATGAGCTGATTACTGGTCGACGTCCATTAGATCGAAATCGTCCTAGGAGTGAGCAGAAGCTCTTAGAGTGGGTAAAACCATACATATCAGATTCTAAGAAATTTCAGCATATATTAGACCCAAGGCTTGAAGGTAAAATCTCAAGGTCAGCTCAGAAGCTCTCTATTGTCGCCAACCGCTGCTTGGTCAGACATTCAAAGTCACGCCCGAAAATGAGTGAAGTCCTGGAAATGGTGAATAAAGTTATCGAAGCGTCAATAGGAGTAGGAAATCCTGAACCACCTGTGAAAATTGTGGAACCAACTTCACCAGAATCTGAAAGAAAAGGTAAAAGGAGGATAAGTGATACCAAACTTGGAGAAGGTGGCCGATTAGTACGCATGTGGTCAACAAAGCTGATAAACACCTGTTAA
- the LOC104099975 gene encoding serine/threonine-protein kinase PCRK1 isoform X3, with protein sequence MGAYLSTILKDMKCFQFYVGDKKEEPKTVNSNSVLSTSSVLSDREFRNSRLESCSQNASDTSTESRGRSQFPSLSDRPSNLRVFTFSELKSATKNFNRTTKIGEGGFGCVYKATVKSGEDSVRKIDVAVKQLGRRGLQGHKEWVTEVNVLGVAEHQNLVKLVGYCAEDDERGIQRLLVYEYMPNRSVENHLSARSETPLSWAMRLKIAQDAARGLTYLHEEMDVQIIFRDFKSSNILLDERWNAKLSDFGLARLGPPEGLTHVSTAVVGTMGYAAPEYVQTGRLTSKSDVWSYGVFLYELITGRRPLDRNRPRSEQKLLEWVKPYISDSKKFQHILDPRLEGKISRSAQKLSIVANRCLVRHSKSRPKMSEVLEMVNKVIEASIGVGNPEPPVKIVEPTSPESERKGKRRISDTKLGEGGRLVRMWSTKLINTC encoded by the exons ATG GGAGCGTATTTAAGTACTATACTGAAGGACATGAAGTGTTTTCAGTTCTACGTTGGCGACAAGAAGGAAGAACCTAAGACAGTGAATTCAAATTCCGTTTTATCCACCTCTTCTGTTCTATCCGATCGCGAATTTAGGAATTCGCGCCTTGAGTCCTGCTCTCAGAATGCATCAGATACCAGCACAGAGTCCAGAGGAAGGAGCCAATTTCCAAGCCTGTCAGATAGGCCTTCCAATCTCAGGGTATTTACATTCTCAGAATTGAAATCAGCAACGAAGAATTTCAACCGTACTACCAAGATTGGGGAAGGCGGATTTGGATGTGTATATAAGGCCACTGTAAAGAGTGGTGAGGATTCAGTTAGAAAGATTGATGTGGCTGTAAAACAACTTGGTAGGAGAGGATTACAG GGCCACAAAGAGTGGGTGACAGAAGTCAATGTTCTTGGGGTGGCTGAACACCAAAACCTCGTCAAATTGGTTGGCTACTGTGCAGAAGATGATGAGAGAGGAATCCAGCGCCTTTTGGTGTATGAATACATGCCTAACAGAAGTGTCGAAAACCATTTGTCAGCTAGGTCAGAAACGCCTCTCTCCTGGGCAATGAGGTTAAAGATAGCCCAAGATGCTGCTCGTGGCTTAACTTACTTACATGAGGAAATGGACGTTCAG ATCATCTTCAGAGATTTCAAATCTTCAAACATTCTCTTGGACGAGCGATGGAATGCAAAGTTATCAGATTTTGGACTGGCTAGGTTGGGACCTCCTGAGGGTCTAACCCATGTGTCAACTGCG GTTGTTGGAACCATGGGATATGCAGCTCCCGAATATGTTCAAACTGGCCGTCTCACGTCCAAGAGTGATGTGTGGAGCTATGGGGTCTTTCTATATGAGCTGATTACTGGTCGACGTCCATTAGATCGAAATCGTCCTAGGAGTGAGCAGAAGCTCTTAGAGTGGGTAAAACCATACATATCAGATTCTAAGAAATTTCAGCATATATTAGACCCAAGGCTTGAAGGTAAAATCTCAAGGTCAGCTCAGAAGCTCTCTATTGTCGCCAACCGCTGCTTGGTCAGACATTCAAAGTCACGCCCGAAAATGAGTGAAGTCCTGGAAATGGTGAATAAAGTTATCGAAGCGTCAATAGGAGTAGGAAATCCTGAACCACCTGTGAAAATTGTGGAACCAACTTCACCAGAATCTGAAAGAAAAGGTAAAAGGAGGATAAGTGATACCAAACTTGGAGAAGGTGGCCGATTAGTACGCATGTGGTCAACAAAGCTGATAAACACCTGTTAA
- the LOC104099975 gene encoding serine/threonine-protein kinase PCRK1 isoform X2, translating into MKCFQFYVGDKKEEPKTVNSNSVLSTSSVLSDREFRNSRLESCSQNASDTSTESRGRSQFPSLSDRPSNLRVFTFSELKSATKNFNRTTKIGEGGFGCVYKATVKSGEDSVRKIDVAVKQLGRRGLQGHKEWVTEVNVLGVAEHQNLVKLVGYCAEDDERGIQRLLVYEYMPNRSVENHLSARSETPLSWAMRLKIAQDAARGLTYLHEEMDVQIIFRDFKSSNILLDERWNAKLSDFGLARLGPPEGLTHVSTADTRILTDFHIDPGVELGARVLVVGTMGYAAPEYVQTGRLTSKSDVWSYGVFLYELITGRRPLDRNRPRSEQKLLEWVKPYISDSKKFQHILDPRLEGKISRSAQKLSIVANRCLVRHSKSRPKMSEVLEMVNKVIEASIGVGNPEPPVKIVEPTSPESERKGKRRISDTKLGEGGRLVRMWSTKLINTC; encoded by the exons ATGAAGTGTTTTCAGTTCTACGTTGGCGACAAGAAGGAAGAACCTAAGACAGTGAATTCAAATTCCGTTTTATCCACCTCTTCTGTTCTATCCGATCGCGAATTTAGGAATTCGCGCCTTGAGTCCTGCTCTCAGAATGCATCAGATACCAGCACAGAGTCCAGAGGAAGGAGCCAATTTCCAAGCCTGTCAGATAGGCCTTCCAATCTCAGGGTATTTACATTCTCAGAATTGAAATCAGCAACGAAGAATTTCAACCGTACTACCAAGATTGGGGAAGGCGGATTTGGATGTGTATATAAGGCCACTGTAAAGAGTGGTGAGGATTCAGTTAGAAAGATTGATGTGGCTGTAAAACAACTTGGTAGGAGAGGATTACAG GGCCACAAAGAGTGGGTGACAGAAGTCAATGTTCTTGGGGTGGCTGAACACCAAAACCTCGTCAAATTGGTTGGCTACTGTGCAGAAGATGATGAGAGAGGAATCCAGCGCCTTTTGGTGTATGAATACATGCCTAACAGAAGTGTCGAAAACCATTTGTCAGCTAGGTCAGAAACGCCTCTCTCCTGGGCAATGAGGTTAAAGATAGCCCAAGATGCTGCTCGTGGCTTAACTTACTTACATGAGGAAATGGACGTTCAG ATCATCTTCAGAGATTTCAAATCTTCAAACATTCTCTTGGACGAGCGATGGAATGCAAAGTTATCAGATTTTGGACTGGCTAGGTTGGGACCTCCTGAGGGTCTAACCCATGTGTCAACTGCG GATACTAGGATATTGACAGACTTTCATATAGACCCAGGGGTGGAGCTAGGAGCCCGAGTACTG GTTGTTGGAACCATGGGATATGCAGCTCCCGAATATGTTCAAACTGGCCGTCTCACGTCCAAGAGTGATGTGTGGAGCTATGGGGTCTTTCTATATGAGCTGATTACTGGTCGACGTCCATTAGATCGAAATCGTCCTAGGAGTGAGCAGAAGCTCTTAGAGTGGGTAAAACCATACATATCAGATTCTAAGAAATTTCAGCATATATTAGACCCAAGGCTTGAAGGTAAAATCTCAAGGTCAGCTCAGAAGCTCTCTATTGTCGCCAACCGCTGCTTGGTCAGACATTCAAAGTCACGCCCGAAAATGAGTGAAGTCCTGGAAATGGTGAATAAAGTTATCGAAGCGTCAATAGGAGTAGGAAATCCTGAACCACCTGTGAAAATTGTGGAACCAACTTCACCAGAATCTGAAAGAAAAGGTAAAAGGAGGATAAGTGATACCAAACTTGGAGAAGGTGGCCGATTAGTACGCATGTGGTCAACAAAGCTGATAAACACCTGTTAA